CCGTCGTCGCCCACCAGCGTCCACGTGATGTTGGGGAAGTCGATGATGAGGTTGCGCAGCTGCACGCGCTTGTGCTCCGGGCCGGAACGGAACAGGCCGGTCGGGGTGGGGCCCCAGTCCGTGAGCAGCAGGGGGCCGCGGGGCAGGCGGTGTCGGCCGATAAATTCGTCCAGGGTGTCGTAGGTGTTCCACGCGCCCGTGGACAGATAGAACACCGGGTCGTTCTCGTCGCGGAGAGCGTCGTAAAACTGCGCCATGCCCTCGACGGGCTGGCGGGTGTTGGTCTTTTTGACCCACGAGTTCCACGCGGCGAGCACGGCGCGCGGCAGCATCGTGACCATGATGGTGTCGTCCACGTCCGAGATAATGCCGCGGGTCACCTCGTCGGAGATGATCTGCAACGGGGCTACCTCCTCGACCCCGCTCAATGTGACGGTCACCGTCGCCTCGTGCCACCCCGGTTCGAGGCCGTGGTCGAGGATGAGGACCTCGAAATATCCGTCTTCGTTGGTGCGCGCCTCCACGCGTTGGTCGCCCAGTTCGACGGCCACGGGGGTCTCCGGCACCGGGGCGGTCATGAACTGGCGCCAGCCGCGCTGCACGGCGTTGTCTTTTTCCTCCGGGTTCTGCATGAGAACCCGGCCGACCACTCGGGCGCGCTTGGGGCTGCCGTAGCCCGTGTAACCGGTCGCCTCGGGGACCCACTGGGCGCGTGCTTTACGACGCACCCCGGAGCGCACGAGGCGCCTCTCCGTCAATCGGACGATGTCTGCTAGACCCATGGGAATTCACGATAGTTCAGTAGGGTGGCACGTATGGAGAGGGTCGAAAGCGTTGAGGCGGGCGTCGATAAGCTGATCGAGCTTTACGATGCATCGTGCCAGCTCGCGCGCGACGTCGTCGCGTCGGGGGATTACACGGCTTACAACCACGTCCTCTATCCCAAGATCGCCGTCGAGATCACCGAGTGGGTGCCGGTGGACCGGGGTGAACCCTTCGGCTACGTCGACCAGGCCGGCACGTATTCCGCCGCCCTGTCGAGGCCCGACCTGATGGCGCCGTACCTGACCAGCCAGCTGCGCGCCCTGTGCGCCAACTACGAAACGCAGCTCCGCGTCGGGTACTCCGACATCCGTATCCCGCCCGAGTACATCCGCGGTGTCGAAGGCCTGTCTGAGGTGCGCGCGTCATACTCCGACTCGGTTCCCCGCCCCACGCTCGACGACGTCCACGACGGCATTATCGACGGGGAGTGGGAGTGGTTCCACGGCCCCGAGAAGCCCCTGTTCCACT
This window of the Corynebacterium qintianiae genome carries:
- a CDS encoding App1 family protein; translated protein: MGLADIVRLTERRLVRSGVRRKARAQWVPEATGYTGYGSPKRARVVGRVLMQNPEEKDNAVQRGWRQFMTAPVPETPVAVELGDQRVEARTNEDGYFEVLILDHGLEPGWHEATVTVTLSGVEEVAPLQIISDEVTRGIISDVDDTIMVTMLPRAVLAAWNSWVKKTNTRQPVEGMAQFYDALRDENDPVFYLSTGAWNTYDTLDEFIGRHRLPRGPLLLTDWGPTPTGLFRSGPEHKRVQLRNLIIDFPNITWTLVGDDGQHDPMIYSDLVFEHPNRIELVAIRELSPQEHILAHGSTSTIAQPGNYRGVPSIYGANGHALEAEWDKFADNG